In a single window of the Verrucomicrobiales bacterium genome:
- the lhgO gene encoding L-2-hydroxyglutarate oxidase, with protein MTDIVVVGGGIVGLAVARSLIRSNPQLLIRVLEKETSWSAHVADQGGGIIHSGVGYQPGSLKAKLARVGNERLVRFCQEHSLPHEVCGKVIVATDQDELPALNRLFERGRANGVPVKRMSPEELRQREPHVRGIAALHVPTTGIVDFVAVADKLAELVFQSGVDLRLATRLESIERSVGEIRLGTDKGVFSTRFLINCAGLFNDRSADPEGEVSGGDKAVRGDYFQLRSDRNHLVRHLVFPVPDSRAGSGSAHLTRSVHGGVFVGPNFSSAASTSQVASSEPRAHNFSEAKQILRSDDTAARSGRQARRGLIDTSSWFQLKAFTRRLQRLVPELRSEDILPSPEGTRTQPIASERDLAEDFQFVSGRNSLHVCLASAPSATLALELGHYVAAQAMRATDFPSSVAPSEGWEESAENYCEGICEL; from the coding sequence ATGACCGATATCGTGGTGGTAGGCGGCGGTATTGTTGGACTCGCCGTGGCTCGTTCCCTAATCCGATCGAATCCTCAACTTCTCATTCGAGTCCTGGAAAAGGAGACCTCCTGGTCCGCTCATGTTGCAGATCAAGGAGGCGGCATCATTCATTCAGGCGTTGGCTACCAACCCGGCTCGCTCAAGGCGAAACTCGCCCGGGTTGGTAACGAGCGCTTGGTGCGTTTCTGTCAGGAACACTCCCTGCCTCACGAGGTCTGCGGCAAAGTGATCGTGGCGACGGATCAGGATGAGCTGCCGGCTCTAAACCGGCTGTTTGAGCGTGGACGCGCCAACGGCGTGCCGGTCAAACGAATGAGCCCGGAGGAGCTTCGGCAGCGTGAGCCCCATGTCCGGGGCATTGCCGCGCTGCATGTGCCGACGACCGGTATTGTCGACTTCGTGGCAGTGGCGGACAAGCTGGCGGAACTGGTGTTCCAGAGCGGAGTGGACCTTCGGCTCGCGACGCGGCTTGAAAGCATCGAACGGTCGGTGGGGGAGATTCGTCTCGGCACCGACAAAGGGGTCTTTTCGACACGATTCCTGATCAATTGTGCGGGCTTGTTCAACGATCGGTCGGCCGATCCGGAAGGGGAGGTCTCCGGCGGGGATAAGGCGGTACGTGGCGACTACTTCCAGTTGCGCTCCGACCGGAACCATCTGGTTCGTCACCTGGTCTTTCCGGTTCCCGACTCTCGAGCGGGATCGGGCAGCGCCCATCTCACTCGTTCGGTTCACGGCGGAGTCTTCGTCGGACCCAATTTCTCATCCGCCGCCTCCACCTCGCAGGTCGCCTCCTCCGAGCCGCGGGCTCACAACTTTAGCGAGGCCAAACAGATCTTGCGTTCCGATGACACCGCAGCCCGGTCTGGTCGGCAGGCGCGCCGAGGACTGATCGACACCAGCAGCTGGTTTCAGCTGAAAGCCTTCACCCGGCGTTTGCAGCGGCTTGTTCCCGAGCTGCGAAGCGAGGACATTTTGCCCAGCCCTGAAGGAACTCGCACTCAGCCCATCGCCAGCGAGCGAGATCTGGCCGAGGACTTCCAATTTGTTTCCGGACGAAACTCTCTGCACGTTTGTTTGGCCTCGGCACCGAGCGCCACCCTGGCTTTGGAACTGGGGCACTACGTGGCAGCTCAGGCGATGCGTGCCACCGACTTCCCCAGTTCCGTGGCGCCCAGCGAAGGGTGGGAGGAGTCGGCTGAGAACTACTGCGAGGGGATCTGTGAGCTGTAG
- a CDS encoding NAD(P)-dependent oxidoreductase has translation MKSKILVTGAAGYLGSVLCEVLLREGFSVLALDNLFYGEVNLFHLCGNPDFEFVRADARDEKVMRGVLKTVDAVIPLAAMVGVGACDRDPLMTRSLNLDAIAMLNRIRSKEQLVVYPTTNSGYGTQTGEMFCTEETPLQPISLYGETKAAAEKLLLHSANTICLRLATVFGMSPRMRLDLLVNHFVLAAVTDGTLTIFEKDFKRNYVHVRDVADCFVHCLRSRERMIGRTFNVGLDSANLSKGELAMKVKEYVPNFYVHFAEIGSDPDKRNYVVSNQRLREAGFEARRSLEDGIQELIKGYRMLGRGRYKNV, from the coding sequence ATGAAATCAAAAATTCTGGTGACGGGTGCCGCTGGGTATCTTGGTTCGGTACTGTGCGAAGTTTTGTTGCGCGAGGGCTTCTCGGTCCTCGCCCTCGACAATCTCTTCTATGGAGAGGTGAACCTGTTCCATCTCTGTGGCAACCCCGACTTCGAGTTCGTTCGGGCTGACGCCCGTGACGAAAAGGTCATGCGCGGTGTGCTCAAGACGGTGGATGCGGTCATCCCGCTGGCCGCCATGGTGGGAGTTGGCGCTTGCGATCGCGATCCGCTCATGACTCGGTCGCTGAACCTGGATGCCATCGCGATGCTCAACCGCATTCGTTCCAAGGAGCAGCTGGTGGTGTATCCCACGACCAACAGCGGTTATGGAACCCAGACGGGCGAGATGTTTTGCACCGAGGAAACCCCGCTTCAACCGATTTCCTTGTACGGCGAAACGAAGGCGGCCGCGGAGAAGCTGCTGCTTCACTCTGCCAACACGATCTGCCTCCGCCTGGCCACGGTCTTTGGCATGTCCCCCCGGATGCGACTGGACCTGCTGGTGAATCATTTCGTGCTCGCTGCGGTGACCGACGGCACGCTGACCATCTTTGAGAAAGACTTTAAGCGCAATTACGTCCATGTGCGGGATGTGGCTGACTGCTTCGTCCACTGTCTGCGCAGCCGTGAGCGGATGATCGGGCGCACATTCAATGTGGGTCTGGACTCTGCGAACCTTTCCAAGGGCGAGCTGGCCATGAAGGTGAAGGAGTACGTGCCGAATTTCTATGTTCACTTCGCCGAGATCGGCAGCGATCCCGACAAGCGCAACTACGTTGTTTCGAACCAACGGCTTCGGGAAGCCGGCTTTGAGGCCCGTCGTTCCTTGGAGGACGGCATCCAGGAGTTGATCAAGGGCTATCGAATGCTGGGCCGGGGTCGTTACAAGAACGTCTGA
- a CDS encoding nucleotidyltransferase family protein, translating to MTRAFFPMLPSARQPRLVGAPTVAILAGGLGTRLRSVVNDRPKVLAEISGRPFLSFWLETLAQQGFREVVICAGYLAEQVEQCLGDTFGPLQLRYSIEPQPLGTGGALRLASDRFSTDQVMVLNGDSFCEVDLAAFWKAHLERRLPASMVLRYEEDTRRYGRVTLSSDGRLENFLEKSDLIRPGWINAGIYLLPKDWISRVPAAQAISLERDLLPGWMGEGIYGFPSAGRFIDIGTPESFARAGEFFADAKKLAA from the coding sequence ATGACGCGGGCTTTTTTTCCGATGCTTCCCTCCGCACGGCAGCCCAGGCTTGTCGGTGCGCCCACCGTGGCAATCCTCGCTGGCGGCTTGGGTACCCGACTTCGATCGGTGGTCAATGACCGCCCTAAGGTCTTGGCCGAGATTTCTGGTCGGCCTTTTCTCTCCTTTTGGCTCGAGACCCTGGCTCAGCAAGGCTTCCGCGAGGTCGTCATCTGCGCGGGGTATCTCGCTGAACAGGTCGAGCAGTGCCTCGGTGACACGTTCGGCCCGCTGCAACTGCGCTATTCGATCGAGCCGCAGCCACTCGGAACGGGTGGTGCCTTGCGCTTGGCCTCCGACCGGTTCTCAACCGATCAGGTCATGGTGTTGAACGGAGACTCTTTTTGCGAAGTGGACCTGGCTGCCTTTTGGAAGGCGCATCTCGAACGTCGTCTCCCGGCCAGCATGGTGCTTCGCTACGAGGAAGACACCCGACGCTATGGCCGAGTCACCCTTTCGTCCGATGGGCGGTTGGAGAACTTCCTCGAAAAATCCGACTTGATCCGTCCGGGATGGATCAACGCCGGCATTTATCTGTTGCCCAAGGACTGGATTTCCCGGGTTCCGGCGGCGCAAGCCATCTCGCTGGAACGGGATCTGCTTCCCGGCTGGATGGGTGAAGGGATCTACGGTTTTCCTTCCGCGGGACGGTTCATCGATATCGGAACACCGGAATCGTTCGCGCGCGCGGGTGAATTTTTTGCCGATGCAAAGAAGCTCGCAGCCTAG
- a CDS encoding transketolase yields MPRTSTSSRSKSQAPALTHSQKAMLPDLAAKSHWLRRELFKMVMATKKGHIPSSFSCTEILVGLFYGGVLRYRRGEPQDPQRDRLIVSKGHAAMALYPILADVGWVAERELAQFTKKDAVLRMYADPSIPGIDAISGSLGHGLGIASGMCLAAKQDGRDQRSFVVLGDSECYEGSVWEGAYFAAHYELDNLVAIVDRNGLSIMGKTEELLSIGSLEEKFRSFGWEAVSVDGHSYEELLGAYSRQGKTSGKPLAIIANTVKGKGISFMENRSEWHNRMPDAAQQEQAWRDLETNCIAN; encoded by the coding sequence ATGCCACGCACCTCCACTTCCTCGCGTTCCAAGTCTCAGGCCCCTGCGCTCACCCACTCCCAGAAAGCCATGCTTCCTGACCTCGCCGCCAAATCACACTGGTTGCGCCGCGAGTTGTTCAAGATGGTCATGGCCACGAAGAAGGGCCATATCCCGTCCTCTTTTTCCTGCACCGAGATTTTGGTGGGACTCTTTTACGGCGGGGTGCTGCGCTACCGTCGTGGCGAGCCCCAGGACCCTCAGCGCGATCGTCTGATTGTGAGCAAGGGCCACGCTGCGATGGCGCTTTACCCCATTCTGGCTGACGTCGGTTGGGTGGCTGAGCGCGAACTGGCGCAGTTTACCAAGAAGGACGCCGTTCTGCGCATGTATGCCGATCCGAGCATTCCGGGAATCGATGCCATCAGCGGATCGCTGGGGCACGGCCTGGGCATCGCTTCGGGAATGTGTCTCGCCGCCAAGCAAGACGGACGCGATCAACGATCCTTTGTAGTGCTGGGCGACAGCGAGTGTTACGAGGGCTCGGTCTGGGAGGGAGCCTACTTCGCCGCGCACTACGAGTTGGACAACCTGGTGGCCATCGTCGACCGCAACGGGCTCTCGATCATGGGCAAGACCGAGGAACTGCTGAGCATCGGATCCCTGGAAGAGAAGTTTCGCAGCTTCGGTTGGGAGGCTGTCAGCGTGGACGGTCATTCCTACGAGGAGCTTCTAGGAGCTTACTCGCGTCAGGGCAAGACCTCAGGGAAGCCCCTGGCCATCATTGCCAATACCGTGAAAGGGAAGGGGATCTCATTCATGGAGAACCGTAGCGAATGGCACAATCGGATGCCGGACGCGGCGCAACAGGAACAAGCCTGGCGTGATCTCGAGACGAACTGCATCGCGAACTGA
- a CDS encoding phosphoglycerate dehydrogenase produces the protein MRLPPLLKVTSPSFSKNESLVMDVAELPLRTVLNSLGERFEGAALARYLADADAAIVGLEKITGELLDSCPKLQLVAKYGVGLDNVDLQACEERGVTVGWTPGVNRYAVAEQTVGCLIGLSRNLFFATRKLRDGMWDKVGGRQISELTVGIVGLGQVGRELVRLLKPFGCRILANDIADISDFCASSGVTEVGLEDLLRQSDAVSLHVPLTSETRHLINADALSRMRRTAYLINTSRGDVVDQTALKHALRAGTIAGAAIDVYAVEPPNDLDFLRLPNLVCTPHIAGNSAEAVVAMGRSAICHVKEFYGLHGNTLRPDPLAVKVAA, from the coding sequence GTGCGTCTTCCGCCTCTACTCAAAGTCACCTCGCCGTCCTTCTCCAAGAATGAATCCTTGGTGATGGACGTAGCGGAGCTGCCGCTTCGCACCGTCCTTAACTCCCTCGGGGAACGGTTCGAGGGGGCGGCTCTCGCCCGTTATCTGGCCGACGCAGACGCCGCCATCGTTGGGTTGGAGAAGATTACTGGCGAATTGCTCGACAGCTGCCCGAAGCTTCAATTGGTCGCCAAGTATGGAGTGGGATTGGATAATGTGGATTTGCAGGCCTGCGAGGAACGGGGAGTCACGGTTGGATGGACGCCGGGCGTCAACCGCTACGCCGTCGCGGAGCAGACTGTTGGGTGCCTGATCGGCCTCAGTCGAAATCTGTTTTTCGCGACTCGCAAACTTCGCGATGGCATGTGGGACAAGGTTGGCGGACGACAGATTTCCGAGCTAACCGTGGGAATTGTGGGCCTCGGCCAGGTCGGACGTGAACTTGTTCGGCTGCTCAAACCCTTCGGCTGCCGGATCCTCGCGAATGACATCGCGGACATCTCAGATTTCTGCGCCTCCTCGGGCGTGACTGAGGTTGGACTCGAGGACTTGTTGCGACAGTCTGATGCCGTCAGCTTGCATGTTCCGCTCACGTCGGAGACACGGCATCTCATCAATGCCGATGCGCTTTCCCGTATGCGCCGGACCGCCTACCTCATCAACACTTCCCGCGGAGATGTGGTGGATCAGACTGCGCTCAAGCACGCCCTGCGGGCTGGCACCATCGCCGGTGCCGCCATTGATGTCTATGCCGTGGAGCCTCCCAACGATTTGGACTTCCTTCGGCTGCCGAATCTCGTGTGCACCCCGCACATTGCTGGAAATTCCGCCGAGGCGGTGGTTGCCATGGGGCGCAGTGCCATCTGCCATGTGAAGGAGTTCTACGGACTCCACGGCAACACCCTCCGGCCCGATCCTCTGGCGGTGAAAGTCGCCGCCTGA
- a CDS encoding DegT/DnrJ/EryC1/StrS family aminotransferase produces the protein MILSKSKAQGEISENLNWPLMRNNISRQDLDAVIHYLQQDDPILTQSNQVRAFEQEWSEWLGVNYSVFVNSGSSANLLSMTALRQHYGPGEVIVPTLTWVSDIASVLQAGLDPVFVDINPRTLGMDIDQVIRKLGPKTRAVFLTHILGYNGLDQVLLDELQRRGIPLIEDVCESHGARFGDAKLGSLGLMSNFSFYYAHHLSTIEGGMVCTNDAQLYQTLRMLRSHGMVRESTSVDLKQRFTTQHPDLNPDFIFAFPAYNVRSTELNAIMGRSQLKRLDANNRRRTENLLLFLENLDPERYQVDFATEGSCNYAFTLILRHPDEALRDRVMDRLRQHGVEFRRGTSGGGNQLRQPYLKKLFGEKECLKFPRVDHVHFFGFYIGNYPSLERASILELCALLNTL, from the coding sequence ATGATCCTATCGAAATCCAAAGCTCAGGGTGAGATATCGGAGAACCTGAACTGGCCACTGATGCGAAACAACATCTCGCGTCAGGATCTCGACGCGGTGATTCACTATCTGCAGCAGGATGATCCGATCCTGACGCAGTCGAATCAGGTTCGCGCTTTCGAGCAGGAATGGTCGGAATGGCTGGGAGTCAATTACAGCGTTTTCGTAAACTCGGGGTCCTCGGCCAACTTGCTGAGCATGACGGCGCTGCGCCAGCACTACGGGCCAGGGGAAGTCATTGTTCCCACCTTGACCTGGGTCTCCGATATCGCGTCGGTGCTGCAGGCGGGACTGGACCCGGTTTTTGTGGATATCAATCCGCGCACACTCGGGATGGATATCGATCAGGTCATCCGCAAGCTGGGCCCCAAGACGCGGGCCGTGTTTTTGACGCATATCCTGGGCTACAACGGGCTTGATCAGGTCCTTCTCGATGAGCTTCAGCGGCGGGGGATCCCGTTGATTGAAGACGTATGTGAGTCGCACGGTGCCCGCTTTGGTGACGCCAAATTGGGGAGCCTCGGGCTGATGTCCAACTTCTCGTTCTACTATGCGCATCACCTGAGCACGATTGAGGGCGGCATGGTCTGTACCAACGACGCTCAGTTGTATCAGACCCTGCGCATGCTGCGATCGCATGGCATGGTTCGGGAGAGCACATCGGTGGATCTGAAGCAGCGGTTCACCACTCAGCACCCGGATCTGAACCCGGACTTCATTTTTGCCTTTCCAGCCTATAACGTTCGCAGTACCGAGCTCAACGCCATCATGGGGCGGTCGCAGCTCAAGCGGCTCGATGCGAACAATCGTCGGCGGACCGAGAACCTCCTGCTCTTTCTGGAGAATCTCGATCCGGAGCGGTATCAAGTCGATTTCGCCACCGAAGGCAGCTGCAACTACGCCTTCACGCTCATTCTGAGGCACCCGGATGAGGCGTTGCGGGACCGCGTGATGGACCGGCTTCGTCAGCATGGCGTGGAGTTCCGACGCGGCACCAGCGGCGGGGGCAATCAGTTGCGGCAGCCCTATCTGAAAAAGCTGTTCGGCGAGAAGGAGTGTCTCAAGTTTCCGCGCGTGGATCATGTCCACTTTTTCGGTTTCTACATCGGCAATTACCCATCGCTTGAGCGCGCCAGCATCTTGGAGCTGTGCGCCTTGCTGAATACCCTGTGA
- a CDS encoding radical SAM protein, with the protein MSQSIDLVLVNPNGRKKIYQSLGSLAAVETPVWPGLMSTYARKQGLSTHIIDAEAEELSPTQVAERIEELNPALTAVVVYGHQPSASTQNMTGASASATAIKSNNPERKLLMLGGHVAALPKETLSMERVDYTCSGEGLVTLTSLVEAIKGGRSEDLAKVPDLWFWEKTGKAKFSAISAPLIKNLDEEMPGMAFDQMPMDKYRAHNWHCFGDLKREPYAAIYTTLGCPYHCSFCCIQAPFKSGEKALGMKETSSSYRFWSPKLVVDQIELLVRKYGVRNLKFADEMFVLNPKHVLGICDGIIERKLDLNIWAYARVDTVKDNMVEKLKQAGVNWLVFGIEAATDRVRTNVEKRFEREQVYETVNKVRAAGINVLGNYIFGLPEDDHDSMQDTLDLSLDLNTEFANFYSAMAYPGSQLYHMAIKEKWALPETWSGYSQHSVDTLPLPTKYLSAGEVLKFRDEAFHTYFKSPKYLKMVSDKFGPATVDHIREMTQFKLERKHVRAATEVAA; encoded by the coding sequence ATGAGCCAATCCATTGACCTCGTGCTGGTGAACCCGAACGGACGCAAAAAGATCTATCAATCCCTCGGCTCGCTCGCTGCCGTCGAAACGCCCGTGTGGCCGGGCCTCATGTCGACCTACGCCCGCAAGCAGGGTCTCAGCACGCATATCATCGATGCCGAAGCGGAGGAGCTAAGCCCCACGCAGGTGGCCGAACGGATCGAAGAGCTGAATCCGGCGCTGACGGCCGTGGTGGTTTACGGCCATCAGCCCAGCGCTTCGACGCAAAACATGACGGGCGCCAGCGCCTCTGCTACGGCCATCAAGTCCAACAATCCCGAGCGCAAGCTCCTCATGCTGGGTGGCCATGTCGCCGCCTTGCCCAAGGAGACCCTCTCCATGGAACGAGTGGACTACACTTGCAGCGGCGAAGGGTTGGTGACGCTGACCTCGCTAGTCGAGGCGATCAAAGGGGGCCGTTCGGAGGACCTCGCCAAGGTTCCTGATCTCTGGTTCTGGGAGAAGACCGGCAAGGCAAAATTTTCGGCGATATCCGCTCCGTTGATCAAGAACCTCGACGAAGAAATGCCCGGAATGGCGTTCGACCAGATGCCCATGGACAAGTATCGGGCCCACAACTGGCATTGCTTTGGCGACCTGAAACGCGAGCCCTATGCCGCCATCTACACAACCCTAGGCTGCCCTTATCATTGCAGCTTCTGCTGCATTCAGGCTCCGTTCAAGAGCGGCGAAAAGGCCTTGGGAATGAAGGAGACTTCGAGCAGTTATCGTTTTTGGAGCCCGAAGCTGGTCGTCGATCAGATCGAGCTGCTGGTTCGCAAATATGGGGTTCGCAACCTGAAGTTCGCCGATGAGATGTTTGTGCTTAATCCGAAGCATGTGTTGGGAATTTGCGACGGCATCATCGAGCGGAAACTCGATCTGAACATCTGGGCTTACGCACGGGTGGATACCGTCAAGGACAACATGGTGGAGAAGTTGAAGCAAGCCGGCGTGAACTGGCTAGTCTTCGGTATCGAGGCAGCCACGGATCGAGTTCGGACGAATGTGGAGAAACGCTTCGAACGCGAGCAGGTGTATGAGACCGTCAACAAGGTGCGGGCGGCCGGCATCAACGTTTTGGGCAACTACATCTTCGGCCTGCCGGAGGACGATCACGACTCGATGCAGGATACCTTGGATCTGTCGCTTGACCTGAACACCGAGTTTGCCAATTTCTATTCGGCGATGGCGTATCCGGGATCGCAGTTGTATCACATGGCCATCAAGGAAAAGTGGGCCTTGCCGGAGACCTGGAGCGGCTATTCGCAGCATTCGGTCGACACACTGCCGCTTCCAACGAAATATCTGAGCGCCGGGGAGGTCCTAAAATTCCGGGACGAGGCCTTCCACACCTATTTCAAGAGCCCGAAGTATCTGAAGATGGTGAGCGACAAGTTCGGACCCGCCACCGTGGACCACATCCGCGAGATGACGCAGTTCAAACTCGAGAGGAAACATGTCCGCGCCGCCACCGAAGTTGCCGCCTAA
- a CDS encoding NUDIX hydrolase: MSAPPPKLPPNFHAPWEVIGRREVYSCPPWISLEVQEVRLPDGRRVDDYHRINLPDYTVIFVETADWRIVVERQYKHGVGSVTLTLPGGLISPGEDPLAGAQRELLEETGFEAEGWRSLGSFVQNSNYAGSRGHLFAARNGHFVRPPKSGDLENIETLLLTRDELFRAIQRNEIHVTSFVAAIALATHPNL, translated from the coding sequence ATGTCCGCGCCGCCACCGAAGTTGCCGCCTAATTTCCACGCGCCGTGGGAAGTAATCGGACGTCGCGAGGTATACTCCTGTCCGCCTTGGATCAGCCTGGAGGTTCAGGAGGTCCGTCTGCCTGATGGTCGGCGGGTGGATGACTACCACCGGATCAATCTTCCCGATTACACGGTTATTTTCGTTGAGACCGCGGATTGGCGCATTGTGGTGGAGCGTCAGTACAAACATGGTGTTGGGTCTGTCACCCTGACTCTTCCGGGAGGCCTGATCTCGCCCGGCGAGGATCCTTTGGCGGGCGCTCAGCGCGAATTGCTGGAGGAGACCGGATTTGAGGCCGAGGGCTGGCGCTCATTAGGAAGTTTCGTTCAGAACTCCAATTATGCGGGTAGTCGCGGGCACCTATTCGCCGCCCGCAACGGGCATTTTGTCCGGCCGCCCAAGTCGGGAGATCTAGAGAACATCGAGACCCTGCTGCTCACCCGGGATGAGTTGTTCCGGGCCATTCAACGCAACGAAATCCACGTGACCAGTTTCGTCGCCGCCATCGCTCTCGCCACGCATCCGAACCTATAG
- a CDS encoding PQQ-binding-like beta-propeller repeat protein: protein MNTLSLATGVFLALSLSGVRVQADWPQYRGPSASGVETNRALPISWNVETGTNIRWHTGIPGLAHSSPIAVSNRIYVATVVAPKDADLKVGLYGDIKSAADDDEQEWRLLAIDRSTGQILWNSLAVKARPRVKRHTKASHCNSTPASDGRHIVMIFGSEGLFCFNTEGTLIWKLDLGPMDSGYFASPTAQWGFASSPILYDGKVIVQCDVQKDSFIAAYDLLNGRELWKTPRKDVPTWGTPTTVRTDTGVQIVANGWHESAGYDLSTGRKLWTLDGGGDIPVPTPLFAHNLIYLTSAHGKWRPMRAIHPDAKGDITPEDPGKTNRFIAWSHGRQGNYMQTPIIVGDLLYGCYDNGILTCFEARTGLIHFSERLSQQGQGFTASPVSDGRHLYLASETGNVFVVAAEKNLTIRGTNHLNETCMATPAISDGMLLFRTRHQLIAIEEGARSAGMKKE, encoded by the coding sequence GTGAACACGCTTTCCTTAGCCACGGGTGTTTTCTTAGCCCTCTCCCTTTCCGGTGTCCGTGTCCAAGCCGACTGGCCCCAATACCGCGGCCCCTCGGCCAGCGGCGTCGAAACCAATCGAGCGCTCCCCATATCGTGGAATGTGGAAACCGGGACCAATATCCGCTGGCACACTGGAATTCCGGGCCTCGCCCATTCCAGCCCCATCGCGGTCAGCAATCGGATCTATGTAGCCACCGTCGTCGCACCGAAGGATGCTGATCTCAAGGTGGGTTTGTACGGCGACATCAAGTCGGCTGCCGACGATGACGAGCAGGAGTGGCGACTGCTAGCCATCGACCGATCTACCGGCCAGATCCTATGGAACTCCCTGGCAGTCAAAGCCAGACCCCGGGTCAAAAGGCACACCAAGGCGAGCCATTGCAATTCCACCCCAGCATCCGACGGACGCCATATCGTCATGATCTTTGGATCGGAGGGACTGTTCTGCTTCAACACCGAAGGAACGTTGATTTGGAAACTGGATCTGGGACCGATGGACTCCGGCTACTTCGCCTCCCCCACCGCTCAATGGGGCTTCGCCAGCTCCCCCATCCTTTACGACGGCAAGGTGATCGTTCAGTGCGATGTGCAAAAGGATTCATTTATCGCCGCCTACGATCTTCTCAACGGTCGAGAACTTTGGAAGACCCCGCGAAAAGATGTTCCCACCTGGGGAACCCCGACCACGGTGCGCACCGATACGGGAGTACAAATCGTGGCCAATGGATGGCATGAGAGTGCGGGCTACGATCTAAGCACGGGCAGGAAACTTTGGACGCTAGACGGCGGCGGAGACATTCCCGTCCCAACGCCCCTCTTCGCGCACAACTTGATCTACCTGACCAGCGCTCATGGCAAGTGGCGGCCGATGCGGGCGATCCATCCGGATGCGAAGGGCGATATCACCCCGGAGGATCCGGGTAAGACCAACCGCTTCATCGCCTGGTCGCACGGCCGCCAGGGTAACTACATGCAAACCCCGATCATCGTCGGCGACTTACTCTACGGCTGCTATGACAACGGTATCCTGACGTGTTTCGAGGCTCGGACCGGCCTAATCCACTTTAGCGAACGACTTTCCCAGCAAGGCCAGGGATTCACTGCCTCGCCCGTGTCCGATGGGCGCCATCTGTATCTTGCGAGCGAGACTGGAAACGTCTTCGTGGTCGCCGCGGAAAAGAACCTGACGATCCGCGGGACGAATCACCTGAATGAGACGTGCATGGCGACTCCGGCGATCAGCGACGGCATGCTCTTGTTCCGCACCCGCCACCAACTGATTGCCATCGAAGAAGGCGCACGTTCTGCCGGAATGAAGAAAGAATAG
- a CDS encoding prepilin-type N-terminal cleavage/methylation domain-containing protein, producing the protein MTPLQTNSATEGDHPTAEKPVGSRQAQLRQPNKPTAAGFTLIELLVVIAIVGILTAVLLPTLARGKSMARKVVCIGNLKTWAISQQTYANDNEDRIARESITRSATRESWAQVQGGGAIDVWYNALPRHLGNMKASDYALPSSRSRFYERGQLFHCPEARFPAAPGKLHPVFFSLGMNSKLITFGRGTIRFDEIRHTPSTVMFTEGRLEDEAKVDPAQPDDSSGQPSVFANRFVTRHEGLGNIAFADGHVDSKRGREVVRDGWAIFPQNEIIWTIDPQWNPNLTP; encoded by the coding sequence ATGACACCACTGCAGACCAACTCAGCCACCGAAGGCGACCATCCAACGGCAGAAAAACCGGTTGGTTCGCGGCAGGCGCAACTCAGGCAACCCAACAAACCGACGGCCGCAGGTTTTACGCTCATTGAATTGCTAGTGGTCATCGCGATCGTGGGCATCCTGACTGCGGTGTTATTGCCAACGCTGGCCCGGGGGAAATCCATGGCCCGCAAAGTGGTGTGCATCGGCAACTTGAAGACCTGGGCTATCTCCCAGCAGACCTACGCCAATGACAACGAGGACCGCATCGCCCGAGAAAGCATCACCCGAAGCGCCACCCGAGAATCATGGGCGCAGGTGCAAGGTGGCGGAGCGATAGATGTCTGGTACAACGCGCTCCCACGCCATCTCGGCAACATGAAGGCTTCAGACTATGCTCTCCCATCCTCCCGGTCGAGGTTCTACGAGCGCGGACAACTATTCCATTGTCCCGAGGCGCGCTTTCCAGCAGCTCCCGGGAAGCTACATCCGGTATTCTTCTCGCTGGGCATGAACTCCAAGTTGATCACCTTCGGCCGTGGAACCATCCGCTTTGACGAAATCCGCCACACCCCTTCCACCGTGATGTTCACCGAAGGGCGGCTCGAGGATGAGGCAAAAGTCGACCCGGCTCAACCCGACGATTCGTCGGGTCAGCCCAGTGTCTTCGCCAACCGCTTTGTGACCCGCCATGAAGGATTGGGAAACATTGCCTTCGCGGACGGCCATGTGGATTCAAAGCGGGGCCGAGAGGTGGTGCGCGATGGCTGGGCCATTTTCCCCCAGAATGAAATCATCTGGACCATCGATCCTCAGTGGAACCCCAATCTAACTCCCTAG